From a region of the Megalops cyprinoides isolate fMegCyp1 chromosome 13, fMegCyp1.pri, whole genome shotgun sequence genome:
- the LOC118787834 gene encoding dipeptidyl peptidase 8-like — MAAAYVDSDCDEEASETTGLGRRISCEQDTKVQVSDGLEKFFVERHSWSDLRNMLAESRRFQGHVVAKPPHEFQFVQKNDPDGPHSHRVYYLAMSGDSRENSLYYSEVPKKINKHALLFLSWKPLLQHFHSHEYGEYYPEDELLRERKRIGTHGIVTFDLHRPSGTFLFQAGASIYTVRDGGSQGFTKQPLKPVKVNTSCPSIRMDPKLCPVDPAWFCFIHSCDIWIGNLESGEERRLTFTHKGLSNPELDPKSAGVATFLLQEEFDRYTGYWWCPAAVDAADGSRTLRIFYEENDESEVEIINVTSPLLETRLTESFRYPRAGTTNPKSTLKMCDVTVSADGKVVSVVDKKLVQPMEVLFPGTEYITRAGWTSEGRYAWALLLNRTQTRQQLVLLPPDLFVPVDGSGNASDQRSPEPGGATPFIIYQESTDIWINTHDILHILPQTEEGEIGVIVASELHTGFRHLYRVTALLQSCWGHADGPAGDFLCPVKEQVALTWGEWEVLGRHGSNITVDEERGLIFFQGTRDSPLEHHLYVTSWVRPAEPWRITKPGYSHTCCVSQLMDMYVTRFSNETSPPCVHLFRLSPEERDPDLLQGEFWASLMEYPVCHPDYTAPELFSLESKSGHTLHGMLYRPHDLRPGVKYPVVVYVYGGPQVQLVNRRFKGLKYMRLHTLASLGYAVVVIDNRGSCHRGLAFESSLKHRMGQVEIEDQVEGLEYLSSRHSFLDMERVAIHGWSYGGFLSLMGLLQRPDIFKVAVAGAPVTLWTYYDTGYTERYMGFPDLNQDSYQLGSIAMQAHRFPSEPGRLLLLHGVLDENVHFTHTNMLLSLLIRAGKPYHLQLYPQERHSIRQPESGEHYELHLLHHLQENLGCCAAPLNSPS, encoded by the exons ATGGCGGCGGCCTATGTGGATTCGGACTGCGACGAAGAAGCGAGTGAGACGACTGGGCTTGGGAGGCGGATCTCCTGTGAGCAGGACACAAAAGTACAGGTGTCGGACGGACTAGAGAAGTTCTTCGTGGAGAGACACTCCTGGAGCGATCTTAGGAACATGCTGGCCGAGAGTCGACGGTTCCAGGGCCATGTGGTGGCGAAGCCACCCCATGAATTCCAGTTCGTCCAGAAGAACGACCCAGATGGACCACATTCCCACCGCGTCTACTACCTTG CCATGTCTGGTGACAGCAGGGAGAACAGCCTGTACTATTCAGAGGTCCCCAAGAAGATCAACAAGCAtgccctgctcttcctctcctggAAGCCACTGCTGCAACACTTTCAT AGTCATGAATATGGAGAGTACTATCCGGAGGATGAGTTGCTTCGAGAGAGAAAGCGTATCGGGACACATGGCAtcgtgacctttgacctgcatCGCCCCAGCGGCACCTTCCTCTTCCAGGCAGGGGCCTCTATCTACACCGTTAGGGACGGGGGATCACAAGGGTTCACG AAACAGCCTCTAAAGCCTGTGAAAGTGAACACCTCCTGCCCCAGCATCCGGATGGACCCCAAGCTGTGTCCCGTCGACCCGGCCTGGTTCTGCTTCATCCACAGCTGTGACATCTGGATCGGGAACCTGGAGAGTGGGGAGGAGAGACGCCTCACCTTTACCCACAAAG GTCTGTCCAACCCGGAACTGGACCCCAAGTCAGCGGGGGTGGCCACcttcctgctgcaggaggagttTGACCGCTACACGGGATACTGGTGGTGCCCTGCCGCCGTGGACG CAGCGGATGGCAGCCGGACGCTGAGGATCTTTTATGAGGAGAACGATGAGTCAGAGGTGGAGATTATTAACGTGACCTCCCCTCTCCTTGAGACGCGCCTGACTGAGTCATTCCGGTACCCAAGGGCAG GAACTACAAACCCCAAATCCACACTCAAGATGTGTGATGTAACAGTCAGTGCAGATGGAAAG gtagtGAGTGTCGTGGATAAGAAGTTGGTTCAGCCCATGGAGGTTCTGTTCCCTGGTACGGAGTACATTACCAGGGCTGGCTGGACATCAGAGGGCCGATA TGCCTGGGCGCTGCTGCTGAACCGGACCCAAACCCGGCAGCAGCTGGTCCTGCTCCCACCAGACCTCTTCGTCCCCGTGGACGGATCGGGCAATGCCTCCGACCAGCGCAGCCCGGAGCCCGGCGGCGCCACACCCTTCATCATCTACCAGGAGAGCACGGACATTTGGATCAAT ACCCACGACATCCTGCACATCCTGCCGCAGACGGAGGAGGGCGAGATCGGCGTCATCGTGGCGTCGGAGCTGCACACGGGCTTCAGGCACCTGTACAGAGTCACGGCTCTGCTGCAGAGCTGCTGGGGCCACGCCGACGGGCCCGCAG GTGACTTCCTGTGCCCCGTGAAGGAGCAGGTGGCCTTGACCTGGGGAGAGTGGGAGGTGCTGGGGAGACATGGCTCCAAC ATCACCGTGGACGAGGAGAGGGGACTCATCTTCTTCCAGGGGACACGGGATAGCCCCCTGGAGCACCACTTGTACGTCACCAGCTGGGTGCGGCCTGCCGAGCCCTGGAGAATCACCAAGCCTGGCTACTCCCACACCTGCTGCGTCAGCCAG CTGATGGACATGTACGTGACCCGCTTCAGTAACGAGACCAGCCCTCCCTGCGTGCACCTGTTCCGGCTCAGCCCGGAGGAGAGGGATCCGGACCTCCTGCAGGGCGAGTTCTGGGCCTCTCTGATGGAGTACCCAG TCTGCCACCCTGATTATACTGCGCCGGAGCTGTTCTCCCTCGAGAGCAAATCGGGACACACCTTGCACGGCATGCTGTACCGCCCCCACGACCTGCGGCCCGGCGTCAAGTACCCTGTGGTGGTGTACGTCTATGGGGGCCCTCAG GTGCAGCTGGTGAACCGGCGCTTCAAGGGCCTGAAGTACATGCGGCTGCACACGCTGGCCTCGCTGGGCTACGCCGTGGTCGTCATCGACAACCGCGGCTCCTGCCACCGCGGCCTGGCCTTTGAGAGCTCGCTGAAGCACCGTATG GGCCAGGTGGAGATAGAGGACCAGGTGGAGGGTTTGGAGTACCTGTCCTCCCGCCACTCCTTCCTGGACATGGAGCGGGTGGCCATCCACGGCTGGTCCTACGGCGGCTTCCTGTCCCTCATGGGCCTGCTGCAGAGACCAGACATCTTTAAG GTGGCGGTTGCCGGGGCTCCAGTCACCCTGTGGACGTACTATGACACAGGCTACACTGAGAGATACATGGGCTTTCCCGACCTCAACCAGGACAGCTACCAGCTGGGCTCCATCGCCATGCAGGCACATCGCTTCCCCTCAGA
- the LOC118788397 gene encoding secretory carrier-associated membrane protein 5-like — protein MAENNFPPLPAFIPLKPCFYQDFNEIPDQHRTMCKRLYHLWIFNSATLAVNLIGCLAWMIGGGGATNFGMAILWLILFTPCSYVCWFRPIYKAFKSDSSFNFMAFFFVFMAQVVISIIQTVGIPGWGVCGWLATITFFGTNIGSAVVMLIPTVMFTAMAVLSFIALTKVHNFYRGSGGSMSKAQEEWATGAWKNPHVQQAAQQAAMGAAQGAMQQPPQYSSTPNYNYDNQM, from the exons ATGGCAG AAAACAATTTCCCTCCTCTCCCGGCATTCATACCGTTGAAGCCATGCTTCTACCAGGACTTCAATGAAATTCCTGATCAGCATCGCACCATGTGCAAAAGACTGTACCACCTGTGGATCT TTAACAGTGCCACACTGGCTGttaatctgattggctgtctggcGTGGATGATTGGCGGAGGCGGAGCCACTAACTTTGGGATGGCGATTCTGTGGCTTATTCTCTTCACCCCTTGCTCCTACGTGTGCTGGTTTAGACCCATCTACAAGGCATTCAA ATCGGACAGCTCCTTCAACTTCATGGCATTCTTCTTCGTCTTCATGGCCCAGGTGGTGATCAGTATTATCCAGACAGTGGGGATTCCAGGCTGGGGAGTGTG TGGCTGGCTCGCCACCATCACCTTCTTCGGCACCAACATCGGCTCCGCTGTGGTCATGCTGATCCCCACTGTCATGTTCACCGCCATGGCAGTGCTCTCTTTCATCGCCCTCACCAAG gTCCACAACTTCTACCGAGGCAGCGGGGGCAGCATGAGCAAGGCCCAGGAGGAGTGGGCCACCGGGGCCTGGAAGAACCCGCATGTGCAGCAGGCGGCCCAGCAGGCAGCAATGGGGGCAGCCCAGGGGGCCATGCAGCAGCCGCCGCAGTACTCCTCCACGCCCAACTACAACTACGACAACCAGATGTAG